TGTAACAGTCTGCAACTGATTCGCCTTGCGGGTGTGGGACAGCCAAACCTTGCTGGAAATCAAATATATAGACAGATTTTTACATATACTAACCATTATCATATTAAGCCAAATGTGGCTTCTGTTCACTACTTAGCGACATACCATAGCTTGGTGAATTCTGCACTTGCTCATGAATTGGTACTAGCAGGTCAAACCATTACTTTGCAAAAACTCCAATATTTAATTAGTGAGTCTGAGATTTTGCATAAATGTACTTTATTGCAAGATTTAGGAATTGTTCCTAGAAAAAATTCTGTAGAAAATAACGGAAACGGAAATGGTAAACAAGATTTAAGACCAGTCAAAGACTTCTTATTAAATCTAGTAATAACCCAAGGCTATATGGGAGTACCAACTTTAATTAAGGAGGCTGGTAGTCAATTTCCTTCTGTGAAAGAAACTGACACTCAAAACTTAATTGACCTCTTATGTCAAGAAAAAAATGTGAAAATTATTAACCCCAAAGCTAAACTGCAAGATCAATTAATTTGTTTAGTCACTAAGAAGTAACTTTTGATAGACTTTTAGCCAATGCACTACCTGAAAGAATCTGCTGAAATCCAGACCCAAATTCCAAAACTCGCTTTGGCTAAAGTGCTATGGCTAGATACAGAAGTAGCTGACTATAACACTTATTCTCCAAGATTATCATTAATTCAAGTATTGGCAGAACCCACAGATTATACAGGAGAGTTTACTTTTATTCTTGATGTGTTGGATAAACCTAATTTGGTTGCACTATTTATTAACCAAATCATGGTAAGTTCCCAAATCGAAAAAGTATTTCACAATGCAAGTTTTGATTTAAAGTACTTGGGTGGAAATTCTGCACAGAACATTACCTGTACTCTCAAGTTAGCAAGAAAGATTAGCCAAAAAATATTAAAAACATCTAATTTAAAACTAAAAACTTTAGCAACAGAAATCTGCCACTTTTCTAATGTAGATATAGAAGAAGGAAAAAGTAATTGGGGAAAGCGTCCTCTTAGTGACAAGCAGCTACAATATGCAGCAATGGATACAGTGTATTTGGCTGCTGTCCATCGCCGCTTATTACAAATTTATACCCCGGATTTTGTAAATAATATTTTTGATATGATACCTAATGGTTCACAGCAATCAACAGAAAAATCTATAAACACATCTTTAACCGCTACTAAGGTTAGGGTTGCTTTTGAATGTCCCCGGTTATTTTATTTCCATCAGCGATTTGGCGTAAATACTTTATTTATACCACCAGAAAATCATGTTGGAATCGGCAATATTTTTCATCAAGTAGCTGAGAATTTTATAAATATAGCTATTAGTGAACCAAGATTTACAGAAATATTTAAAACAAGTGTATCCCAATTAAATCTTGAGAAAATTACTTCTCATCTGCAACAGCTTTTTTATGAAATTAAATTTTCTGCTTATCTAGAAAAAGCTGTCGAGAAAGATTCTAGTATTGCACAACCACTATACAAAGTTTGGCAAGGAGTGCAAGGATTAATCCGACGCTTTGCAGAATTACTTATAGTAAATAGGCGTTATTGTAGTGCAGATGCAGTTATTCGCAATACTTTTGTTGCAGAAGAACGTAAGCTTGAGCATTATTTTCAGCTAGCTGATGGCACACAACAAAGAGTAGGAGGAGAATTTGATTGCTTAGTTTATAATTTTGAAGTCAAGCGTCTATGTGTACTTGAGTTTAAAACCTATCAGCCTATAGATCCATCAGCACAATTGGCTCAGGTTTCTCTTTATAGTTATATGCTGTGGCAAAAGAAAAAAGTACCTGTTGACTCAGCAGTTTACTGTGTTTTGCCAGAGTTTAAAGAGTATCAGTATTCTTGGGAACAGCTAGAAAACACTGTGCATCAGTTGATTCCCTATAAATTACACCAGATGCAGCAATGGCTGAGTTGGGAACCTCCTAATGATAATCCACCCCCACCAACAACTCAACCAAACTTGTGTAATATTTGTCCACAACAACAAAAGTGTCAGACTTATTTTATTACGTCGTCTGAGAGTGGCAGACAAGATAAGCATTTCACAACTAATAGTCAGGATACACCAAACGCTGATGTTATGGGTGAACAACTGGTTAGTACTTTATTATCTTTTGGTATTGGTGTAGATTACCAGGGTGCTGCGATCGCTCCTGGTTTTATCCGAGTGAAGTTAAAACCACATCTTGGCGTTAAAGTTAACTCGCTGTTAAAATCATCTGCGGATTTGCAAGTGCAGTTGGGTTTGGTAAATCCACCTTTGATTGCTCCACAAGCTGGTTATGTAAGTGTAGATTTACCTCGTAAAGACAGGCAAGTTGCTAAGTTTGAGGATTATATAAAATCGCAAATATTACCCGCCACTGCCACTATAAAAATTGCGATTGGAGTAAATTTAGAGGGAGAGTTAGTAGAGGCTGATTTATCTGATCCGAATACTTGTCACTTTTTAGTTGGTGGTACAACTGGTAGTGGTAAAAGTGAGTTTTTGCGATCCCTCCTCCTAAGCTTACTATACCGCCATTCTCCGCAGCATCTGAAAATTGCCCTAGTTGATCCCAAGCGAGTCACGTTTCCAGAGTTTGAGAAAATGCCCTGGTTATATTCACCTGTTGTTAAAGATAGCGATCGCGCAATCGAACTAATGGATGAGTTGGTTGCAGAGATGGAGTCCCGTTACCAGCAGTTTGAAAAAGCTGGGTGTGCTGATTTAAGCGCCTACAATAATCGATCCCCACAAGTTTTACCTCGTGTTGTCTG
This region of Nostoc sp. UHCC 0302 genomic DNA includes:
- a CDS encoding DNA translocase FtsK — translated: MHYLKESAEIQTQIPKLALAKVLWLDTEVADYNTYSPRLSLIQVLAEPTDYTGEFTFILDVLDKPNLVALFINQIMVSSQIEKVFHNASFDLKYLGGNSAQNITCTLKLARKISQKILKTSNLKLKTLATEICHFSNVDIEEGKSNWGKRPLSDKQLQYAAMDTVYLAAVHRRLLQIYTPDFVNNIFDMIPNGSQQSTEKSINTSLTATKVRVAFECPRLFYFHQRFGVNTLFIPPENHVGIGNIFHQVAENFINIAISEPRFTEIFKTSVSQLNLEKITSHLQQLFYEIKFSAYLEKAVEKDSSIAQPLYKVWQGVQGLIRRFAELLIVNRRYCSADAVIRNTFVAEERKLEHYFQLADGTQQRVGGEFDCLVYNFEVKRLCVLEFKTYQPIDPSAQLAQVSLYSYMLWQKKKVPVDSAVYCVLPEFKEYQYSWEQLENTVHQLIPYKLHQMQQWLSWEPPNDNPPPPTTQPNLCNICPQQQKCQTYFITSSESGRQDKHFTTNSQDTPNADVMGEQLVSTLLSFGIGVDYQGAAIAPGFIRVKLKPHLGVKVNSLLKSSADLQVQLGLVNPPLIAPQAGYVSVDLPRKDRQVAKFEDYIKSQILPATATIKIAIGVNLEGELVEADLSDPNTCHFLVGGTTGSGKSEFLRSLLLSLLYRHSPQHLKIALVDPKRVTFPEFEKMPWLYSPVVKDSDRAIELMDELVAEMESRYQQFEKAGCADLSAYNNRSPQVLPRVVCIFDEYADFMTEKQIRVALEQSIKRLGAMARAAGIHLIIATQRPEASIVTPIIRSNLPGRIALSTRSEADSKIILGGTSTAAAYLLGKGDLLYQVGPQLQRLQSLFATKILLPAS